A region of the Silene latifolia isolate original U9 population chromosome 9, ASM4854445v1, whole genome shotgun sequence genome:
GCTTACTACATTGGGTACTTCGTATATTGGTCACATTTGTTGCACACTTGGTTCGTTTGTCCGTTTTGTGGGTTGTGTTCAAGTCAGTGGAGACTATCGGGACAGGTAGTGACTTGAGGATCGACTATGTTGAAGCTGCTTTGGTTTTGTTTCTTCTATGCTAGGTTCGTATTTGGATAATTCAAGTGAAGGTGGAGATTTGTTAGGAATTcgtgccttgaatttgtgtcgaagacgaAATAAGTTAAGGAAGAAATTGACGTAGAAACATGAACATATGTCAAGAGAAGACTATGGCCCGCGTGAGGAAGCAATTTTCTACGGGTCACATATTTCCCTGAGATCAACAGTATAAATTTGTCATTAGGTGTTGTGTGAGTTGACATTGTTTATGTTTCTTGGATACTTAGTGGGTGTGGGTCCCACTAGAGTTTTTCCTAGTTGTTTTGTACAGGGTTTAGGAAATTAGTTAATAATTTCCTattactttatttctttattaatctagatattttatcttagatggaataaatatataaataccCAAGTTtgattctaggttaattaagagagagatttgagagcacaataaagagggtcgatttgtgaggttccttctgaAGAAGAAAACGCAGTTTGTTCCGGGCTTTATTATTGGTGTTTGCctgtctttgaagatcggaggagtttgttcagatcttggtaggcctcaagattatttgtttttcgtcttattggggtagtctcttttgttcttttgagactactatatttgttggtagaatatggtatacttttggctcatattgagcgcgtgtgtaccggtctactgttgtactattttctccactatagtgaaatttgatctcctcgcagagtggacgtagccagttattttactggtgaaccacgtaaatcgttgtgtgaactttATTTACATccgttatttattgttcttatcgccttatcaattaactgtttgagtaacgggacgcctccgttacaacacATATTTTAAATGAGTAAATAGATGAGTTCAGATACAGAGTATATTGCATTTAGGAAATACGGAGTAGGATTCATACCTGGTCCTCGAAAGCAAATAGTGTTGAATATtagaatatgtaaatattattGTTAGAATATTTCTTATTCATGTATATCGTCTGTTATTTTGTATCCTAGTTTAGTTTATACTCTTGCTAATTACATGGGATTGCATTCCCTATCTTTAGATAGTAGTTATTGACTCCCCATGATTTATGGGATTGCATAGCTAAATTAGGATAACCATCTTGTATATAAGCTAAATCCGACATTTCATGTCGTTCTCGTAAGTCTTTGTCGTTGTGTCATTCATGTCAATTGGGTAAACATATAAAACTTCCCTTTAGCAATTCTTTATCTGAAACTTTACATCCATTTGATATTCTTCATACGGACTTGTGGTCTTCCCCGATTATTAGTTCGAACCAACAtcgttattatgtcttatttctTGATGATTTCACCAATTTTTTATGGACTTTTCCTATTGCACAAAAATCTCAAGTTTATGACATATTCACTAAATTCCACAACATGATAAAAACTCaatttaattcccatataaagaCATTACAATGTGACAACGGTCGCGAGTACGACAATTCACCATTTCACAAATTTTTTGAGTCACAAGGGATGCTTTTCCGCTTCTCTTGCCCTCACACTTCTTCACAAAACGGTAAGGCCGAGAGGAAAATCCGAACTATAAACAATATGGTCCGAACCCTTCTCATTCATGCTCACTTACCTCCCTCAATGTGGCATCATGCCCTTGCCATGGCCACTTATTTACATAACATCCTCCCTAGCAAGGCTAACAATTACAAATCTCCAACATCGAGTCTCTACCATCGCACTCCGTCTTATAGCCACCTACGCACATTCGGATGTCTTTGTTACCCACATACCCCATCTACCACCATCCATAAACTCGCCCCACGAGCGACCCCGTGCGTCTTTTTAGGCTACCCGTCTTCTCACCGTGGCTACAAATGCTATGATCCTAGCACTCGGAAAATCATTATTGCACGACATGTGACTTTTGATGAAACAATTTTTCCATTAGCTGGACCAACACCCACGGCCCAAACCTCTTATGATTTCCTCTCTACTGACCAATCTCCTTATGTGGCCCACCAGCTACATACCCCTGCCCCATTACCAAACCAATCCATACCCCCTCCACCAAATTCTCCTTCACCTTCAACACCTGCCAACACCTCTGCGGACACCCCTGCCTCTACCCCCGCCACCGCTCCAACCCCTCCCTCCACTCGGGTAACACCACCCACCCCACCTACGCCACCAGCCCTGTCACCCCAAATGACCACTCGTGCCCAACACGGAATTTTTAAACCAAAATCCTTGTTTGACCTATGTACTACAACCCTATCACCCATACCGAAGTGTCCCAAATCTGCCCTCCAAGACCCCAATTGGAATCGTGCCATGAAAGACGAGTACGACGCCCTCATAAAGAATGAGACTTGGGTTCTTGTGCCCCGACCTTCGGATGTCAATATTACTCGTTGTCTTTGGTTGTTTAAACATAAGTTTAAGGCTAATGGTGATTTGGAGCGATACAAAGCTCGTCTTGTGGTTAATGGCAGGTCACAACAGATTGGTATTGATTGTGAAGAGACGTTTAGTCCGGTAGTCAAACCCGCTACTATTCGAACCGTCCTTAGCTTGGCTGTTTCCAAGAATTGGCCTATTCACCAATTGGATGTCAAAAATGCATTCCTCCATGGCCATCTTGCCGAGACAGTTTACATGCACCAACCACCCGGTTTTCGGGACCACTCTCGGCCCGATCATGTGTGTTTGCTAAAGAAGTCTTTATACGGTCTTAAACAAGCACCGAGGGCATGGTATCAACGGTTTGCGAACTATGTCTCTACAATTGGCTTCACGCACAGTAAGTCAGACAATTCTCTTTTTATATACAATAATGGTGACCAACTTGCTTACCTCCTCTTGTACGTAGATGATATAATTCTTGCTACGTCGTCGGATGCACTTCGGGTAAGTATTATGTCACTGCTCAAATCAGAATTTGCTATGTCCGATTTGGGTCCTCTAAATTTTTTCTTGGGAATCGCTGCTATACGACACTCTAGGGGATTATTTCTTCATCAGTCCAAATATGCTCAGGAAATAATTGCTCGGGCCAATATGTCTTCGTGCAAACCCGCGCTTACCCCTGTCGACACTAAGTCAAAACTTAGTGCTACTGGCAGCAAGCCCTTCTCTGACCCGGCATTATATCGGAGTCTCGCGGGGGCGCTGCAATATTTGACATTTACCCGTCCCGATATCTCTTATGCGGTACAACAAATTTGCCTTTTTATGCACGATCCGCGAGATGAGCATTTTAATGCCCTGAAACGCATCATCAGATATCTCCAAGGTACATTTACTTATGGGTTGCACATCAGTCCCGCGTCCACCAGCTCCCTCATTGCCTATACGGATGCCGACTGGGGTGGGTGTCCAAATTCCCGCCGCTCCACCTCGGGATATTGTGTCTATCTTGGAAATAACTTAATTTCATGGTCCTCCAAGCGACAACCGACTGTCTCCCGATCCAGCTCAGAGGCCGAGTACCGCGGCGTTGCCAACGTTGTGGCTGAGTCGTGCTGGCTCAGAAATTTACTTCTTGAGCTGATGTGCCCTATCCGACGTGCGACTATTGTTTATTGCGATAATGTGTCGGCTATTTATTTATCGGGAAACCCGGTTAATCATCAGCGAACAAAGCATATCGAATTAGATATTCATTTTGTCCGAGAAAAAGTCGCGTTAAATGAAGTTCAAGTCCGTCATGTTCCATCACGTTACCAGTACGCCGATGTGTTCACAAAAGGCCTACCAAAAATTTTGTTCGATGATTTCAGGTCCAGTCTCAACATCGGTTCACCTCCCGCTTCGACTGAGAGGGCGTATtagaatatgtaaatattattGTTAGAATATTTCTTATTCATGTATATCGTTTTGTATCCTAGTTTAGTTTATACTCTTGCTAATTACATGGGATTGCATTCCCTATCTTTAGATAGTAGTTATTGACTCCCCATGATTTATGGGATTGCATAGCTAAATTAGGATAACCATCTTGTATATAAGCTACGTTGATTTACAGTATTATTCAAGGGAATATAACCTCTTTTATTGAACTCGGAGCACACAGCTAGGACACGAGCACCACGGTTATTCTCAACGATATCCTTGGCCAAGCGCAACACTGTGCCGCCTCCATAACATCCTTGTTGGTAGAGCATAAAACGTTGTACATTTGGACTAAGATCAAGGAGTTTGAGCAACTCATAGTCACACCCAGGCATCGCGATGCCTGATACAGTACAAAATATAATGTGAGTGATCTTAGATTTGGGTTGCCCCCATTCATTGATGGCCTTAAGAGATGCTTCAAGTCCAAGTTTCGGGACTTCCTTAATAAGTATGTCTTCACGAGTGTTGAAGGAGGTTGCATTTTCGTCACATATTTGAGGGTTCGCCTTTAGGAACTCCTCCGTCAAGAGCATGTGACGCTTCCGAATATTAGTGTTCTTACCTGTCACTCATATCATATGAATAATCGCTGAAATTTATTTTATGATCGAATAATTACCATGTTTTTCAAAGAGTAACTCGTAATTCGAGTTTCTAAATGATTTAACACATATTAAGAAACTAATTAGAGAAACATTATTTACAATATTATTTCATCAATTATACTAATAAATATTAGTTTGTACGAGTGCATTAATAACTTCTTATTGTGCGCCCTTAGGTCAAGCATTAGAAAAACCGTAAAATAAAATGGAATAATTACAGTGGATAAACTGAAAAACATACAGATACGCTTGAATTTCTCCTTAAGATGGGATGTATCTTTTCCCCATTTGGTAACTCGAAAATAGAAAGTAATAAATTCATCTTGTGTCATTTCATTTGGTGGATTGGCAGTGCCAATTGATAGGATTGTTGCTCGACATTTTTCTAGGTCTCTCATTTCTTTAGATGATTCCATCTTTGATAAAAAGTTTTTAACACTTTAATTAGCAAGAAATATGCTTTCCTCTAATCCTATGGTAAGACTTAAGAAATATTCTTTCCTCTAATCCTTCGTTTATTctattttaacaatttttttgcaGGTGCCGTTATATATAGCACAGTGTCATATCATTTGGGGAAAATTTAGAGCAGCCTTTGACAGTAGGCTTCCTTTGCCTATCCAAAATCCAAATATTTTGTTGTTCAATTGGGTAACTTTTAGTCTATATTTGAGAAAGCAAACGAGGTCGGTTTGAAGTATTTTTGGACTCGTTGAAAAGAGGGAGTTCTTTtgccaaaaaaaaagaaaggttGGAGTACAAGCTTTACAAGGATTGTCAATGTTTGGACTAAAAATCACACAATAAGGAAAAGCCCACTTAATAAGCAATGGACTGTGGAGGGAAGTAATGGAAGAAGAGCCCACGATTGGGAGCAAGGACGCTGAAAGGGAAATGGGCCAGCAGACGCGTGTAAAAGGAAGCCAAGGCCCACTGAAGAAAGCATCCGTGTTTAGGAAAGAGTTTTAGGGAGAAGTCAGGAAgcagtcagggagatcagggagaatagaaGGAGACGTCAAgatatggaaagagttattatggaaatCGTATACCTTTCCGTAATCCGGATAGGATACCTCTAAggttcctaccctataaatagcaagaGAAGCGATCAAGGAAAGGCATTCAATCATTCATCTCACACACACAACACCTCGTGCTAGCAAGATTTACGTTACATCTCAATTGTATTCGTCCTCCCATTCAAGTATAGTGAAATAATTGGCAGGATACaatccctcccgcggttgttcccacattgggttttacGCGTCACCAAATCTTGCGTGTCAATTTACATCTCATACTTTATTTATTTACGCATCAAACACAACAATCGATCAAGCAACCAACgaataagaccgcattgacctaaatacaattaacttggtaaaaaatacataaacagtttggcgcccaccgtggggcattgtggtcgtcaatcgttgataaaaCCGAATATTCAATGGATAAACAAGTATCAGAATccgtgtcagggagcagtcaACCGACGTTACCACCAAATTCCAATCCGGCATCAACGGTGG
Encoded here:
- the LOC141600625 gene encoding chalcone synthase-like; translated protein: MESSKEMRDLEKCRATILSIGTANPPNEMTQDEFITFYFRVTKWGKDTSHLKEKFKRICKNTNIRKRHMLLTEEFLKANPQICDENATSFNTREDILIKEVPKLGLEASLKAINEWGQPKSKITHIIFCTVSGIAMPGCDYELLKLLDLSPNVQRFMLYQQGCYGGGTVLRLAKDIVENNRGARVLAVCSEFNKRGYIPLNNTVNQRSLYTRWLS